The genomic interval GATGGGCCAGCACCGACAGGCGCTGGAGATCTACGTCTTCCAACTGGAAGACCACGAGAAAGCAGAAGAGTATGTCGTCCTCCATTCTAGTGGCAACATCCGACTAATCTATCTTAGATACTGCAACCGTGTGCATCGCAGCGAAacagccgaagaagaaatctACCTCACGCTGCTCTCCCTCTAcctctcaccaccacacGGCTACAAGCCACAGCATGCTCCCGCactctccctcctcgcaAAACACGGATCCCGCCTCCCCGCGGACGCAgccctctccctcatcccCGCCACGCTGCCCGTCCAAGAACTCGAGTTCTACTTCAAGGGCCGCATGCGCGCCGTCAACTCGGTCTTCAATGAAGCGCGCATCGTGGCGAATTTGCGCAAGACCCGCGACATGCAGATGCAGGCGCATCTAATACTGGGTGAGGGTGTTCGTGGCGGTGGCACGCGGGCGCGCCATGTTACCATCACCGAGGAGAGGATTTGTGGCGTTTGTCATAAGCGGTTGGGCGGGAGTGTGATCAACGTGTTTCCCGATAATACGGTGGTACATTTGGGGTGTGCTAATCGAGTCGATCGGTCGGGGTAGTTCCGTTGTGTTTGTCGTGTCCATTTCTGTTGAGGCCGTCTGGCGACTTTGATACCCATGTATTTAGAATCATGCAGTCCAATTCATATTCAtgcatcctcctcgaccacctcctcGCCGTAgttctcttcctctttcgcttcttcctcggaaATCACCCGGCCCTGGGCCTTCTTTTCGTCTTCCATGCGCTCCGTCAGGAAGGCATTGATCTCGTCTTGGAGTCTGGGGACGAGGGATTGCAGCGCAGCGAGATGGGTTTtcttggtggtggccgtgtcGCTGGTAgggtcgagggagatgggatGCTGGAAGCTGCGATTTCCCTGGGGGGCCGTGTAGACCGCTTCGATGTTGAGGGCGGCCATTCTGTTGTttggcggagaagggagtggcaaaggagaaagaaagtgggATGGGCATCGGATCGGCGCGACTCTCCCCCGAAAGCGGCCAAGCAGGACAAACAAACCACGGCCGTCAGCTTCACTGCCACAATTGACTGCAGGCAGCAATAGCCAGCCAACCAGCCCAGTCAGCCCGCCATGAACCCTGTTGCCCACAATTCGCCAGGCCGGTCAGCGCGGGCGCCTCGGCAGCACCGCCCCCAGCACCTGCAACTGGCATCCAGACCCTCCGTcagcgacgatgaggatgacgacgacagcgatgaagacgaaTTGTCCTCCGGCAGCGAGGCCTCGTCCAATGTGACCACTCTCTCCGTCGCGCCTATTACCCCCATCAGCGGCCACTCGCAGGGCTACTTCCCTTCCATCCCgccaccctccgcctctgcCTCTGCTTCCGCCTCCGCGAACACCTCGCCCGCCCGCGTCCGCATGCCACAGGACCGAAGACCCTCTGGCCGCGGGCCTTCCGCTGAGCTGCCGCGCCATCGGCCCAGACACCACTCGCAGGGCTTCTTTGAGCCGTCGTTGCCAACAGCCTCCGGCGACCAGGTCCCAGCCGCCGTCGCGGCGTCGCGCATCGCTGCTCAAGCCGCCATGCAGACCCGCCGAGCCCAGAATATGATCAAGGACGACTCGCCCTCCCGCCCCGGCAGtgtctctcctcctcctgctgtcatgccgccgccgctaCGGGTGAACAATAACCAGACGACCGTAAACGccgcgaccaccgccgccaatGTCGCGTTCCCCCGGGCTGGAGCGCAGCcagagaccgagaagaagactgagaagaggaagaagctaTTCTCGAAACCAAAACACATCGGCATCAGCCGCGATAGGGATTTCTCGAATCGTGGTCTTCCATCCCCGAACAAGATCAGTGGGTTGTCGAGAATGGTCAGCGCCTCGACTACAAACCTCGTTGACCTGCCATCCAACAATTCATCCCTGTACAACCTGTCCAACGCCTCTGTCAGCACGGTGGTTCCGGCTGATAAGCCCGACAAgccagagaaagacaaggacaaacaCAAGCACCATTTCTTATCACGCCAAAAGCTCAAGCTCAAGGATCGCGACGATCACTTCAACCTGCCCTTATCATCCGCCTCGAGCAATTCTCGTCCCGCAGACCCCAATGCACCACAGTCTCTTTACTCGTTTACTCCGCAATCACCCGCACCGGGGTCTACGACGTTTGGCAAGTCTGTCACTGGTCTGGATCTTTTGCATGGAGGACGGGCTCTTcgcgaaaagaagaaagaagaaaaagcgctCGCGGAGACGGAAGAATGGCTCGCCAGTTCCAGTGGACTTCCGACGCCCGGCGTCGGCCCATCATCTGTTGGATCAACGAGTGTGCTGGGAGAGGCGGTTCTGCGCGAAACGCTGCAAGGGTTTGGACTCAATAATATGTCCCCCGAAGACGCGTGGGATTTCTTGAAAGCGAAACTACTGGTCATTTtcgatggcgaagatgtCCGCATTGCAATTGAAGACCTCAATAAGCTGGTCACGGTGCACCTGCAGCGCTGTGTGCAGAAACGGGCGCCGACGGGTATTGTTTCTGATTTGCAAGAACTACTGGAGACTGGGTTTGCGACGTTGAACCACAGCTCCTTGATCGGGGTCCCCGATGAGAAACTGGTGCCGCATATTGTGCAGATCTGGATGTTGGTGTTCGGCACGATCTTGCCCTTCATTCAAGCCGTTTTCCTGCCTTTGGATCTTGAATTCAAGGGATGTGGCTCACTCATGACCGGCCGCGAAGCTCGTGAGTTCTGGGGTGCACTGCCCGCTGGAGGTATACTGGATGTGCGGAATCTTGTCTTGATTGCCTTCCGGGACCGCATCATTCTCAATCGCTTTGAAAGTCTCAAAGCGACGTTTTCACGCCTAAGCCTTGATAGCATCAACTCCGGAATCCCCAACCTCACGGTCACAAACAAGAGCGCCGCCTCAGTCGGCCGCCCTGGCACCGCAGCATCCCTAGAAGTCGGCAGTTTCAATTCGCAATCATCTACCCTCCTAAGCGCCGGAGCCGACTCTGACAGCGTGAGCGGCCACAGCGCTGCCCAGcaacaccaacatcaacCCGGCCCACCAAGCAACGACTCCCGCAGCCGCGCCACATCCAACACCTCCTCAAACGCAGATCAAATGGTCTTCCCCTCTGTCGCGCCCAAAAGACCGCCACTCATGCAACGCGCCTTCTCCGCAGACTCCTCGCACGTGATAACCGAAACAGTTGGCCGCATGCTCCAATGTGTCAGCGTGCTCGCAAGCGTGCAAACCGACGACGACGCGCAAGACAGAATCGATCTCCTCAGCAAAGCCCTCAAGCACAACTGGCTCGGCCGCGGCCGGACAGGTCGCGACCGCCGCGGCTTTGTCGGTGCGAAGATCCGTCCCGTTATGATTGGCAGTGGTCCACCTACGCTGGGAATGGAACCGGGAACAGCAACGGGTGATAATGACTCTCTGATGACGGCGGGAATTAGCATCGGTGCGAGCACGAGCTCTACTAGCGATTCTCGTATGAGGGGCGACTCGTCTTCGTCAGAGTGGAGCAACGGATtgtctgcttctgctgcgaCGGGAATTGGTATGAGTGTGAGGAGTGCAGGGAGGAGGGAGCTGAGTGTTCTCTAGGGTATGGCTCTATTTGTTATATGTACGATTCCAATGACATGGTTGGATATGGTTTGGATGGTTGGGAAGGAAATTCGGCGTCAAGCATTTGATATGGATATGGATTTATGTATCATCTACAGCTCTTACAGCTCGGTGTTTTTATGTCTTTTATTTGGGCTATTGATACTTTTGGGACTTGGATTTTGCGTGGGACTGTATACACTCTTTTCTGTACTGGCCTCCGTAGAGTTTCCTTTGTATGACTGTTTATTGCGACGGCGAATCTGGAGTTGGGAAACCAAGTTCTGCTTCGGGTTgaagaagcgcctgcatAGCCTCGACGCAGCTAGTTAGGCTCCATCAGGACAATAGAActttgattgattgattgattaAAATCTATGGTATTTGAATCTATCTCCCTGTTTTAGCAACACACAGTGTATACCGGGATTATTATACAGGCAATTGGAAGATGTAAAGAAAATGCTCCTAGAATCAGCACAAATGACCGACCAATGGCTAATTCTAACTCAAAAGCGCAGATATTTTTCCATATGAATGAACTCATACTGAAATCCGCATATCTCGGCTCCATTCCTAAAGTA from Penicillium psychrofluorescens genome assembly, chromosome: 5 carries:
- a CDS encoding uncharacterized protein (ID:PFLUO_008331-T1.cds;~source:funannotate); this translates as MAALNIEAVYTAPQGNRSFQHPISLDPTSDTATTKKTHLAALQSLVPRLQDEINAFLTERMEDEKKAQGRVISEEEAKEEENYGEEVVEEDA
- a CDS encoding uncharacterized protein (ID:PFLUO_008332-T1.cds;~source:funannotate); this encodes MNPVAHNSPGRSARAPRQHRPQHLQLASRPSVSDDEDDDDSDEDELSSGSEASSNVTTLSVAPITPISGHSQGYFPSIPPPSASASASASANTSPARVRMPQDRRPSGRGPSAELPRHRPRHHSQGFFEPSLPTASGDQVPAAVAASRIAAQAAMQTRRAQNMIKDDSPSRPGSVSPPPAVMPPPLRVNNNQTTVNAATTAANVAFPRAGAQPETEKKTEKRKKLFSKPKHIGISRDRDFSNRGLPSPNKISGLSRMVSASTTNLVDLPSNNSSLYNLSNASVSTVVPADKPDKPEKDKDKHKHHFLSRQKLKLKDRDDHFNLPLSSASSNSRPADPNAPQSLYSFTPQSPAPGSTTFGKSVTGLDLLHGGRALREKKKEEKALAETEEWLASSSGLPTPGVGPSSVGSTSVLGEAVLRETLQGFGLNNMSPEDAWDFLKAKLLVIFDGEDVRIAIEDLNKLVTVHLQRCVQKRAPTGIVSDLQELLETGFATLNHSSLIGVPDEKLVPHIVQIWMLVFGTILPFIQAVFLPLDLEFKGCGSLMTGREAREFWGALPAGGILDVRNLVLIAFRDRIILNRFESLKATFSRLSLDSINSGIPNLTVTNKSAASVGRPGTAASLEVGSFNSQSSTLLSAGADSDSVSGHSAAQQHQHQPGPPSNDSRSRATSNTSSNADQMVFPSVAPKRPPLMQRAFSADSSHVITETVGRMLQCVSVLASVQTDDDAQDRIDLLSKALKHNWLGRGRTGRDRRGFVGAKIRPVMIGSGPPTLGMEPGTATGDNDSLMTAGISIGASTSSTSDSRMRGDSSSSEWSNGLSASAATGIGMSVRSAGRRELSVL